A genome region from Trichosurus vulpecula isolate mTriVul1 chromosome 5, mTriVul1.pri, whole genome shotgun sequence includes the following:
- the SMCO3 gene encoding single-pass membrane and coiled-coil domain-containing protein 3, with the protein MAQSDFFYPENSKRRQELNNLHQQLLNCLSDSFDITNELSGVLNMHLACRLESIEMKRNGTIKENCDIIIKAMKNIQKEVQRVDNVLKEKLEPTLYRKLQDIKERETEKIAIVQKVMSVILGEATSTASTVAVKLICSNVTTVVINKLVTVLAQIGASLLGGIGVAVLRLGLDMILHAILGAVERSQLQAAIKSYEEHLVEFKSASEKYRHAIKEVTNTLKYRLK; encoded by the coding sequence ATGGCTCAGAGTGACTTTTTCTACCCTGAGAACTCAAAGAGGAGACAGGAACTGAACAACCTACACCAGCAACTGCTTAATTGCTTATCAGACAGCTTTGATATCACCAATGAACTGAGTGGGGTTCTGAATATGCACTTGGCCTGCAGGCTGGAAtccatagaaatgaaaagaaatggaaccaTTAAGGAAAACTGTGATATCATCATAAAAGCCATGAAGAATATCCAAAAGGAAGTACAAAGGGTTGATAATGTGCTAAAAGAAAAACTGGAGCCAACATTGTATAGAAAACTTCAGGACatcaaagaaagggaaacagaaaaaattGCAATTGTGCAGAAGGTTATGTCAGTCATCCTGGGAGAAGCCACTTCCACTGCCAGTACAGTAGCTGTAAAACTTATCTGCTCAAATGTTACAACTGTCGTTATTAACAAATTGGTCACTGTGTTAGCCCAAATTGGTGCATCTCTGCTTGGTGGTATTGGGGTTGCTGTTCTCAGACTTGGACTAGATATGATCCTCCATGCCATATTAGGGGCAGTGGAGAGAAGCCAGCTTCAAGCGGCAATTAAAAGTTATGAGGAACACCTGGTAGAGTTTAAATCTGCCTCAGAAAAATACCGTCATGCCATAAAGGAGGTCACCAATACTCTTAAGTACAGGTTGAAATGA